The Malus domestica chromosome 08, GDT2T_hap1 genomic interval TTAatcatcttgcaacttcctctctttgtgatttacaaaaGGTTTGAGTGCTAGAAGGGGAGattgggagatgagtttacatgagggaatcgatactataACAAGATtcagacaaggtagcagagcttttacaaaggctttcGGTGAAGGTTAATCCTgaaaaggatgaaggcttggtgcttactacagcttcgtatgcaaatctggcttaagcagagtttgtgtatttatttgtttgattgagtgtccttatctttgatttctctttccctttttatAGATGATTTGGCTTGGCTGCCTGCAACATCGATCTTGCCTGAATGCGGCtgaaggatagtgactcatcagctttttacttgtactgccattgtaaagtacttttgggctgattagctggctagcCTACACCACTTGACTtctaggtaggtgagcaagtggctcAAGTGTTCTGCACTTAGTCGGGAAAAGGGCTTCTTCCGCCTTCTGAGCTTCGGCTGAGCCTTGGGCTTCATTCCTTTTATACCTTCTTCTGGGCTGACTtccttttgagcccaaagtgTCAGTTtcaacccaaacagtgccccctgtAATTAATATTCAGGCTGaaattccaggcgccaatattgattgaatagctGCATGCGCATGTACACCTGCTCTCGGAACTTGTGTCTTTTGGACGAGATTAATGCAATCTCGCGTCTCTTGCTCTTCCCATGACCTTTGAGCTATCCTCTGATGTTCCTATAAATTCCGgcttaaattttcatttttgaacaaATAACTTAAGCCAAAAGCTTCTTATGCCGAGCTGACAGATCATATTCAACCTTCCCTTTTATCTCTCTCGGGCGTTTCTGCCTTTTAAGTTTTCTTCTAAAACAAGGGAAATGGGTTCCTCAGGACTCACGTGGAGTTTCCTAAAACGTGAGAAAAATGATTTTCATCAAATAACTActatctccaacacctttggtcaaacACCCTGCTACCCCCAACATCTTTGGTCAGGCAGTTTCCTCATTCTGAGCTTGTTATCTTTTACAAGTTTGGTCGAGAGATCACCATCCTGGTAGTCGCCCCGATAAGTCGGACTTCACCATCATACGTGGTGAAGGTTCGCATTGAGTTCCTCTACCAGGCTTATCTTTgccgcacaacccgatcacctgatCAGGTTTTGTCCATGAAGACACCATAAAACTGGTCGAGACACCACCGAACTAGAAGGAATCGAGCATAGCACATTGGAGCTGAATCTGATGTAAATTTCACCAATTTGTCGAAATGAATAAAACATCATTTTAACAACTTTTATCTTTCTGTTTTCTTGAATGGTTGATGAACAAACACTGCACTCCGGCACCTCGAAGCTTGCTTTATCTTACATcttcttcaatataacaatccctaacatcccataatgtaggacaatacTTTTTTAAGAATTTGACATTGATGGGATGTTTCTGCCAATTTCCTTCGATATCCGTCAAGTAGTATCCTCCCTTGTCTAATACTTGACTAACAATGAAAAGACCTTCCTATGTCGGGCTCCATTTCCCGAAGCCCCTAAGCTGAGCTCCTAGAGGGAGGACTGCCTTCCATACTAAATCTCCTTCCTTGAAAGACTTCAGCTTTacctttttgttataagctTGGGCAACGACTTTTTTCCCTTTCTGAATCTGGTTCAAAGCCTCAATTCGGGCTACATCTAAGTCTTCAATCCCCTGACGCATGGCTTCTATGTATTCTTCACCGTGTAACcgaaat includes:
- the LOC139198180 gene encoding uncharacterized protein, whose translation is MVTDSPKKWHEKLGNTLWAYRTSKRAGTGTTPYALTFGQDAVLPMEINVSSIRIQNQFRLHGEEYIEAMRQGIEDLDVARIEALNQIQKGKKVVAQAYNKKVKLKSFKEGDLVWKAVLPLGAQLRGFGKWSPT